The sequence tctcctctcctctcctctcctctcctctcctctcctctcctctcctctcctctcctctcctctcctctcctctcctctccacagGCTCAGTCCCACTGCTCCTCACACCTCTGTTTCTCCCCAGGTTTAACAGGCAGTGTGTGGTagacaaagacaaaagaaaccAGTGCCGATACTGCAGGCTTAAGAAGTGCTTCCGAGCAGGGATGAAGAAGGAAGGTGGGTGccttcccctccctgccctcagcacAGACCAGCCCTCCCTCATGGCAGGCAGGGAGATATTGGCTGTTGCCATGAGCCCTGTGAAGGCCCAGCTGCCCACTTCAAGCCGCACAGAACCCTTGCACTCGGTTAAGGTTCCCAGCAAAGCATGCAGGCTTTGTGTGCTCTCAAACTCATTCCAGGGGGCCTATTTAGATGCCAGCAAAGACAAAGCCAGGAGAGTCACAGGGCCATGCCCCGTCTTGTACCCACAAGTCACATCCATAGCTTTCAGCTTGCTCACACTGAGATGCATGAAGCTCAGAAGAGGCCTGAGTCATTCAGAAGCACTTTGGGAAAATTGCTGTGTCACCTACAAATCCATGTCAGGACTGCAGAAAAGCATGCAGCAACCCTTTTGCCCCTCAGCTTGCTCACGTGGAGGTAGGCTCTTGTGGGCCCTATGCAGAGAGCTGAGTTGTGTCTGATACATCAGCCACAACAGAAAAGACCCAGGGCAAGGTGGAGCATTTCAGTTATAATTCTACCTGGGCTTGCATGGCCCAGGTGACCCCACTAACCTCCCTGCatctctgcctctgcagccTTCCAGGTCCCCACAGCCCAGATACAGTGGAGATAAATTCAGTCCCTGCTCAGCTCGCAGCAGCGCTCAGCATAGCAGGGACAACTGGGGCTGCCACTGGCCCTGTCAGCTGGTGGCCCCActggtggctctgctggagGAGAGACAAAAGCTGTGCCCCAAGGATGCCGGCCTGTGGGAAGGCCTCTGAGCAGGGACCCTTCTCCCCTATTACAGTAGATGAGGTGTTGCAAGGAACTGGGCTTGACTTTCTTGTAGAACACAGGAATCCTCCTCTCCCCGCAAAGCCCGCTCATCCCATGCCCAGAGCTTTGCTGCTGTCTGTTAATATTCAATAGAAGTTACATTAGGTGCATGACCAGCTAATACTGAGCAAACATTTGGAAAACATCATGGCGTGACTGAACTCGGGGGCCTGCTACTGATAACAAGCAGCATAACCTTGAGAGCTCCTATTTACAGCCGCTGACTGCAGGGCTTTGCTTCTGGCCCAGCCTCATTATTGCTTTTTATCAGGCAGATTTATACATTGAGAACGTATCAATCCAGAGAGCCGCCGGCCTAAGGAAGAGACTGTTCTCTTTCCCTTGCCATCGATCAATACCTTGTTTGAGCAGATGGCTTCGGGTGACTGCCTTGGCTGTGGTGAGTTACGGCCAGCCCACAGCCCCGTGGCACAGAGAGGCAAACTCTGCACTTCAGCATTGCTGTTGCTTCAGACTCATGGCCCAGGCCCTTCTCTAGAGCACACCAAGCAGGGAGGCATGCTGGGCTCATATCTGCCTGGGACTCTCTACATTAAGGTATAAAGgcgctctgcagctctgcatagATGCATAGGAGCTATTCTGCATTTCCTCCCTTACTGAAGCTGAGAGAGATGTTTGCAGATGCACCTGCGCAGCACAAGAGCTTCTCAAATGCAGCTCACAGATGTTGCATGGACAGATAAAATAGCCATGCAGATACCTGGCCACTTGACTTCACACATAAGCTTTGGGCTACCTGCGTGAGCATGGCCACACTCTCAGGCATTCCCTTAAGAAACAGATCCTATACCTTGAAATCAAAATACTGAGAAACAGATTCCTTGAGATGAAACTCCCCCACTGAACTTTGAAGGTTTTGAGTCAAGCACTGGGGTTCTGAAACACCCCAGTCCCCACAAAGCCAAGTATAGACAATGTGAaaaagaatgagcaaatgtAGTCAGCTCCTGCAGGCATCACGTCACAAACCAGACACAGCTGCACCTCTGCCTTGGCAGGCAGGGAAGCTAGGAAACTGCAGCTCAGGAAGTGGTCCAAAGCCTTGCGAAAGAGAACGCTACAGGAATCTGATAGcttttgctgtgtgtttccATGAACAACCTGCATCTGTGCCAAAATCCTCTCTTGCAGCTGTACAAAATGAACGGGACCGAATCAGCACCCGAAGATCAAGTTACGAAGATGGCAGCTTGCCCTCCATCAACGTCTTACTGCAGGCAGAAGTCCTGGCACAACAGGTagctcttctttcctcttcgGCTGATACAGGCACTAGGGCTGCTGAGTAGTTAACAGCTGAGTCTTCAAATTACCACCTCCTTTCTAAGTACCTTATCTGCCAATTCAACTCTGGTTTTTCAAAGGCATTTGTTACATGAAACCAGCCCTTCAATGCTCCTTAAATTGTGCTGCAATAATAGCCAATGGTCTGTTCTGCGCTGGGGAGTCTGCTGGAAGAGAACTGGGCAGTAATTGCAATCCAAGGAGCTGTGACCTTGCACAGGCAGCCTCCCTTCTCTGGTGCCTGTCAGGAACTCCTGGTTTTTGGTTGCCTGCACAGTTCCACAAGGAATCGgtttcatgcttctttttttttaatgtagatatTCTTTCCAGCGTTTTCTTGAAATTCCTGACTTCCACAAACATACTGCCAAAGCTTACTTCCTAGAGCATTCACTGAATGGAAAACAACTATTTAAAAATCCATCCCCTTGTCCTCATGGAAACAAAGATGGGTTCAAGCTGGAGTGGCAGTCCATGTTCATGTGGCCCTGCAGACGGCCCCCAGGACAGGAATCCATTCTAGGGATGGCTGGAAGGACACCCCCTTCAAGGGGGGATATGCCAGAAGGGCTGCAGGCCAAGCCTCTACAGCAGTGGCACGTCCAAGCTCATCCCGTGTCTCACTTCATCCTACACAGGTCCTAATGTATTTACATGCCCTCTGAAAATAACATTGGTGCTGCTCCCAGAGAGGTGAGATCATGGGGTCTTGAGACCTACAAGGGACGGGCATTCCTGGGGCCCTGAGTCCTGTAGTGGACACGAGGTGGAGGGTTCAAGTGGGGTCTGCTGATAAAACTACAACTACTGACAGATGTAGGGGAGCTGTCACTCTCCCATAGAGCACAGGCACATTCATTAAACAAGGCAGACTCCTGCATACTACACTGGTAACTTTTATATGCCTGGCTAATTAGAACAAGATGCTGCTGAGGAGCTGTTTTCTCTAAGATCAGGGTTTTATTTGCTAAGCCTTCCGGGGCTCTCTGATTAGGGTAATACATGGTGAGACTGTTACAATCTTATTTATTCAATAATATCTCTAGAGCTGGAGAGCTTCCAGGTAACGCAACCTGAAAAAAACCTCGGGTGGTATTTGGACTCCATTTCCTTAGGGAGGTGGCAGGGTCTGAGCTGGCAGGAACAGGACAGGAAGAGCTGATGTTGTACATGAGCAGAGAGGGCAGGCGGAGGGCAGTGACGGGGCTGAGTTAATTGCTTACAGAAGCGTGAGGATAAAGTGGTGACGAAGGGCAAATTGTCAGATGAGCTGGGTGATCAGCTATGCATGGGAACGGGGCAGGAAGCTGATGCTTGGGTCTGAGATGTTCTTCCTTGGAGTAATGGTACTGAGGTTTGTCCTTAGTATGTGAAATGTCCTCATCTGCCTCTGCGATCACAAATAATTCTCAGTGCAAAAACACAGTAATCTCACTGCCGGGGCCTGCTAAACACAGCACCCAAACCTTCCCAAGCCTGGGATTTGTCTGTTCTCCTACTGAGGgatcctttctctcttcccagaTATCATCCCCAGTCCTTGTGATGAACGGAGACATCCGAGGGAAGAAGATCGCCAACATCGCCGATGTGTGCGAGTccatgaagcagcagctgctggtgctggtggagTGGGCCAAGTACATCCCTGCGTTCTGCGAGCTGCCCCTGGACGACCAGGTGAGCAGACCTGTCCCCCCGCCTCACTCTGCCCCGGTGATGGCATCGGGAAGCCAAACGAGGGCTGAGACcttcaaagaaaatgagcaCTGTTTGCTCTGCTGTCGTGACTGCCGGCCTGATTGGGAGCAGCATCCATACAATGCCACCGCAGGCCATTTGATGTGCGATAATCAGCCGATGAGCGCAGCGGTGATAACAGCGAGCTCAGGTTAGGTACACAATCAGGTGTGCGTTCTGTATGTATCTGCTGGTCAGTTGTTTATTAATTATGGCTTGTGCAGCGCTTTGAAAACCTAAGGCGCTATACAGAACGATTAGAGTAGTCAGACTTAGCAGGAATTCTCACCTAAGGTTTGCTCAACGCTTAAAATCAAACTATTTGTCTatcattctttctgtttcttgccAGGGGATGTGTTTCTACCCATTCTCCTACTGTGGAATTACTGAAACTAAACACAATTTTGCTCCCAAATaagaaaatctctcttctgAGTTAAAAAGCAAGAATATATCTGCATTTAACATGAATGATCAATTGATATTTGCTAGTTTCCTAACCAGGGTAAGCACTGTGGGTTTGAATTGCTCTGTAAAGTAACTCTGCAAGACCTGAGGCAGCCTCAAAGAGATACAGGGATGTTTTTGCTGCTAAACCCAAATGTCAGAGATCTGCAGCAGATTTTACAGGACATGGCTGTGCCCTGGCATTTGAGGGGGATGGGCAGGAATATCACTTCTGGAGGCAGCCAGCATGGTTTGTGTCCCACGTAGGAAGGGATTCAGGGATTCCCATTTAGCCACTGTGCAGTCAAAAAAATCAGCCTGGATCAATCTCCAGTCCTGTTACAGAAAGTGAGAGGATCCAGCTGGTCACAAAATCCCAGGCTGAGATCCTCAGTAATCACCCAGCAGCTCTTCCAATGACTTTTTACAGCACttgcttcccttttttttttttttttttttttcctccattctgTGGAAGTGTTCCATTATTCAAAGCAACAGCTAGTCCACTAAACTCCTATGGCAAATGCAACTcaaattttatgaaaaacaaaatggagcCCAATGGCGAGTGACATTTGCACAGCAAAGAGGCTGCAGCCTCACAGAGACCTGGGGCAGCACTGCATAACCTCCTGCATCCTTCTGCCATTTGGAACAGAGGCAGTAAAGCTGGTTAACAGCTCTGCAAACGACAGCAATTTCCACATGAGCTCATTTTACAATTGCGGGGCTGTCAGActtttcaacagaagaaaagtttgGCAGCCCTGCCATTGCAAAATCAAAACCTAAGGAGGCTGTCGGAGCCCTTCCCACAGGGGAGGAGGCGCTTCAAACTGGAGGAGATCTTCTGCTATGGTCATCCTGCGCTGTTCTCCTACAACAGGCAGCTCCCAAAGGGCAAAGACGACCTGCATCAAAAGGAATTAATGACATCCATGCTTTCGAGGGACACAGTGTGAGAACAGGGACAGCAAATACCCAGAGGAATGCGGGGAGGACAGAAATGGCAGGGAGCAGGAGTGAACAAAAATGCACAAGCCCAGTGCCCAAGGGGCATGAGAGCTGGTCAAGACATGTCTGGTGGGAACACTGAATGTTGGAAACGCTGGTACATTGCCACTGCAATACTGCCTGAGAATGAGTCATCTCTGCCAGCACTTACATACAAAAGGTCACACCCAActcatttttcctctgcacCAAAATGTCAAAGCGCTGGGCTTGGTGGGGCAAagccatttcatttcaaagttaAAGTTCTACTTTGTTGTGTTACAACTTTTATATTTATCGTTAAAGTTCTACTTTGATGTGTTACAACTTCTGTGTTTACCCTGGCTGAGAACAGGCCGATGCACCTCAGGCTGATCACCAAAAGAACAAATATCACTTAAGAGGGTTTTGCCACATTGAAGTAAACTACGTGAACTTTgctcaaacaaaaaaagaccacAAATTTTATGCAAACAAAGCGGTGTTTCTGTTTCCTGAGCTTTTCTTGAATTTGTAACAGGCAGAAGAGCTCTCCGTGAGGCTCCATTGCCCACTGGGAAGTGCAGTCTTTTCAACCTTCTCAAATTTTTGGCAGATGGGGAAGCTCAGTTTTGTGCAGCTCTGCTAATTACGAGCAGCTCAGCGAACACATCCACCCATGTTTGGATAGCGATAGAGAGAAGCTAGATTTTGGCATACAGATAAAGGCTCCCCAGCGTCGTGCATGCATAGTCTTTTTGCAAGGACCTTCACTCTGTTTATTTTGCATAACTCTTTTACACCCTCTGAAAAAAACAAGCCCTCTCTCAGACATCAGCATCTTTTCTAATCAGTGCTTTCTTCCCCAGGTGACACACACTCCGGACATTTCGGGCAGGGTAGGGCTTTGCTTGGCTTTGTCAGATGCTCAGAGATAACACACTGAGAAAGGGAACCATTCCCAACAGGACACACTTTTCAGAATCTCTCCTTTAATGTTTAatgattgttttcttcagcagacGATCCTGGCTGGACATTAAGAGGCCTCTGTGTCAGGCTGTCCAATTGTTAACTTCTGTTTCTGCCTAAATCTCTGAAATTTTTAACTGAAGGAGAGCAAAAGATGCAGAACATTCTCAGGAGCCACTGGAGGGtataaaatgaaacacttcAATCATTAACACTGGGGCAGAAAAACATCCCCTTGGCTTCCCTGGCCCAAACGCCCGTTGCTGCAGAAGGAGCAAGGTGACCAGAGGGTGaccccagcagccagcagacgTGGATCTCCATGAGTGGGATTTCAGCAGGATGTGGGCACTGCTCAGAGATAAAGCAAAACATCATCTCCCCTCACACAGGCACTTGGGGAAGAATCATTCCTGGCCGTCCGATCCTGGGCCACTGAACACAGCTCAGCCTTGTGTCTGTCTGCATCACACAAGTAACGCATCCCTACTCTTACAGGTGGCACTGCTGCGGGCACATGCAGGTGAACATCTGTTACTGGGAGTTGCCAAGAGGTCCATGGTGTTCAAGGATGTCTTGCTGCTAGGTAAAGAGTGCACTTCTGCTCCCCACCAACTGCTTCTGCTAAGCTTCCCTGCCAGGCTAAAGGGGTGGGTGGCTCAGTGTCTGCAGGCATCCCTTCTGCAGGGTGGTGGATTGAGCCCTTCTCTGTTTTAGGGAGCCAAACACAAGCTTTAGGTGTAGCTAGGCCTGGCTCACACTCACATCATTGACACACTCCTGTGGCAAACATGGAGGACAGTGAACATCCACATCACTGCTCTGGCTCAGCATGAGCAGGCAGTGGTATGGCTGAGAAAacagctctttttcttcaggCAGCTTCTTCTTGCTTGAGTGATTCCCAATAGGTTGCTCTGGCAACTCAGATCATCATTTCTGGTGGGCCACAATATGGATGGGACTGAAACAGAAACTTCTTAAGGCTTCCATTGTAAAATTATCTCAACATTAGTCCCCTGGATTTTGAACTCCTTGCTACCCTTATGAAGGCTTGGGCAATGTCGAGGTGATGGTCTCTGTGCTGCTTGTCCAAAGGAAATGACCACATCATCCCGCGGAACTGCCCTGAGCTGGTAGAGGTGAACCGTGTGGCCATCCGCATCCTAGATGAGCTGGTCCTCCCCTTCCAGGAGCTGCAGATAGACGACAATGAATACGCCTGCTTGAAAGCCATCATCTTCTTCGACCCAGGTATGAGCCAGCTTACAGCAGGCAAGTGTCACCAGCACAGGGAACAAGTCTGTTATGCCCACTGATAGTAGCTGGAAGTTGTGGAAATGCTGCCTGATCTCCTCTCAGGCCCAAACTGTTCTTAAAGGGAGGGGTAAGGTCAGtccaagaggaaaaataccTGCTGCTATTGACAGTAGAGTATCAGACAGCTCACCTCAGCCTGTGCCCAGAGCTCATGCTATCACTAAAGGACAGTTACTAGGGGAGCAGCCTAGATGGCTTTGCTCTGTGTGTTGTTTCAGATGCCAAAGGACTGAGCGATCCCTCCAAGATCAAGCGGATGCGGTACCAGGTGCAGGTCAGCCTGGAGGACTACATCAATGACAGGCAATACGACTCACGG comes from Lagopus muta isolate bLagMut1 chromosome 16, bLagMut1 primary, whole genome shotgun sequence and encodes:
- the HNF4A gene encoding hepatocyte nuclear factor 4-alpha isoform X2, with protein sequence MIMRLSKALIDMEMADYSAALDPAYTTLEFENMQVLAMGSDTSPSEAANLNTSNSIGVSALCAICGDRATGKHYGASSCDGCKGFFRRSVRKNHMYSCRFNRQCVVDKDKRNQCRYCRLKKCFRAGMKKEAVQNERDRISTRRSSYEDGSLPSINVLLQAEVLAQQISSPVLVMNGDIRGKKIANIADVCESMKQQLLVLVEWAKYIPAFCELPLDDQVALLRAHAGEHLLLGVAKRSMVFKDVLLLGNDHIIPRNCPELVEVNRVAIRILDELVLPFQELQIDDNEYACLKAIIFFDPDAKGLSDPSKIKRMRYQVQVSLEDYINDRQYDSRGRFGELLLLLPVLQSITWQMIEQIQFVKLFGMAKIDNLLQEMLLGGSSSETPHAHHPLHPHLIQENLGTNVIVANTMPPQMHNGQMSTPETPQPSPPAGSGPEQYKLLPGAIATVAKQPTSIPQPAITKQEVI
- the HNF4A gene encoding hepatocyte nuclear factor 4-alpha isoform X1, whose product is MIMRLSKALIDMEMADYSAALDPAYTTLEFENMQVLAMGSADTSPSEAANLNTSNSIGVSALCAICGDRATGKHYGASSCDGCKGFFRRSVRKNHMYSCRFNRQCVVDKDKRNQCRYCRLKKCFRAGMKKEAVQNERDRISTRRSSYEDGSLPSINVLLQAEVLAQQISSPVLVMNGDIRGKKIANIADVCESMKQQLLVLVEWAKYIPAFCELPLDDQVALLRAHAGEHLLLGVAKRSMVFKDVLLLGNDHIIPRNCPELVEVNRVAIRILDELVLPFQELQIDDNEYACLKAIIFFDPDAKGLSDPSKIKRMRYQVQVSLEDYINDRQYDSRGRFGELLLLLPVLQSITWQMIEQIQFVKLFGMAKIDNLLQEMLLGGSSSETPHAHHPLHPHLIQENLGTNVIVANTMPPQMHNGQMSTPETPQPSPPAGSGPEQYKLLPGAIATVAKQPTSIPQPAITKQEVI